From Variovorax sp. PMC12, the proteins below share one genomic window:
- a CDS encoding FAD-dependent oxidoreductase, with protein MIDYQSLRFDYKRHADQDAAVPARHPVVIVGAGPVGLTLAIDLALRQVPVVLLDNDNTLSSGSRAICFAKRTLEVFDRLGCGDRMVDKGVSWNVGKVFFHDEQVYSFDLLPEPGHERPAFINLQQYYVEGYLVERVAALPLIDLRWNHKVTGIEQGGDGTVLTVETPEGEYRLHAGYVAACDGSRSPTRQMLGLEAKGRIFRDRFLIADITMDAHLPTERRFWFDPSFHPGQSVLLHKQADGMWRVDFQLGWDADPAEERKPENITPRVRALLDSIGFEGVQFQIGWASVYTFACQRMERFRHGRVLFAGDSAHGVSPFGARGANSGVQDADNLAWKLAAVVQGQAPDALLDSYATEREFAADENIRNSTRATDFITPKSDVSRLFRDAVLELTRRHAFARTLVNSGRLSVATVLRDSPLNTPDADAFAGTMVPGAAAADAPVARAGGSTGWLLRECHAERFTALVFGQGEAAERSLQALKECDLPLHVVRVEDATPDGELATRRYDARAGTVYLLRPDQHVCARWRSPTPTLIRAAVDRALAKA; from the coding sequence GTGATCGACTATCAAAGCCTGCGCTTCGACTACAAGCGCCACGCCGACCAGGACGCGGCGGTACCGGCGCGACACCCCGTCGTGATCGTCGGCGCCGGCCCGGTGGGCCTCACGCTGGCCATCGACCTCGCACTGCGGCAGGTGCCCGTGGTGCTGCTCGACAACGACAACACCCTGTCCAGCGGCTCGCGCGCGATCTGCTTCGCCAAGCGCACGCTCGAGGTGTTCGACCGCCTCGGCTGCGGCGACCGCATGGTCGACAAGGGCGTGTCGTGGAACGTCGGCAAGGTGTTCTTCCATGACGAGCAGGTCTACAGCTTCGACCTGCTGCCCGAGCCCGGCCACGAGCGCCCGGCCTTCATCAACCTGCAGCAGTACTACGTCGAGGGCTACCTCGTCGAGCGCGTGGCCGCGCTGCCGCTCATCGACCTGCGCTGGAACCACAAGGTGACCGGCATCGAGCAAGGCGGCGACGGCACGGTGCTGACGGTGGAAACGCCCGAGGGCGAGTACCGGCTGCATGCCGGCTACGTCGCCGCCTGCGACGGCTCGCGCTCCCCCACGCGCCAGATGCTGGGCCTGGAAGCGAAAGGCCGGATCTTCCGCGACCGCTTCCTGATCGCCGACATCACGATGGACGCGCACCTGCCCACGGAGCGCCGCTTCTGGTTCGACCCCTCGTTCCATCCCGGCCAGAGCGTGCTGCTGCACAAGCAGGCCGACGGCATGTGGCGCGTCGACTTCCAGCTCGGCTGGGACGCCGACCCGGCGGAAGAACGCAAGCCGGAGAACATCACGCCGCGCGTTCGCGCGCTGCTCGACAGCATCGGCTTCGAAGGCGTGCAGTTCCAGATCGGCTGGGCCAGCGTCTACACCTTCGCCTGTCAGCGCATGGAGCGCTTCCGCCACGGCCGCGTGCTGTTCGCGGGCGACTCGGCGCACGGCGTGTCGCCGTTCGGCGCGCGCGGCGCCAACTCGGGCGTGCAGGACGCGGACAACCTCGCCTGGAAGCTCGCGGCCGTGGTGCAGGGCCAGGCGCCCGATGCGCTGCTCGACAGCTACGCCACCGAACGCGAGTTCGCGGCCGACGAGAACATCCGCAACTCCACGCGCGCCACCGACTTCATCACGCCCAAGAGCGACGTGAGCCGCCTCTTCCGCGACGCGGTGCTGGAGCTGACCCGCCGCCATGCCTTCGCGCGCACGCTGGTCAACAGCGGGCGCCTGTCGGTGGCCACGGTGCTGCGCGATTCGCCGCTCAACACGCCCGACGCCGACGCCTTCGCCGGCACGATGGTGCCCGGCGCGGCGGCTGCCGACGCACCCGTGGCCCGCGCCGGCGGCAGCACCGGCTGGCTGCTGCGCGAATGCCATGCCGAGCGCTTCACCGCGCTGGTGTTCGGCCAGGGCGAAGCCGCCGAGCGCAGCCTGCAGGCGCTGAAGGAATGCGACCTGCCGCTGCATGTGGTGCGCGTGGAAGACGCCACGCCCGACGGCGAACTCGCCACGCGGCGCTACGACGCGCGGGCCGGCACCGTCTACCTGCTGCGGCCCGACCAGCACGTGTGCGCGCGCTGGCGCAGCCCCACGCCCACCCTCATCCGCGCGGCCGTCGACCGCGCACTGGCCAAGGCATGA
- a CDS encoding DUF2783 domain-containing protein — MQAPQQLITTPNLEAPDDFYEALIEAHQGLSNEESHAFNARLVLVLANHIGSLAVLREAFDAARAG, encoded by the coding sequence ATGCAAGCACCACAGCAACTGATCACCACGCCCAACCTCGAGGCGCCCGACGATTTCTACGAGGCGCTCATCGAAGCGCACCAGGGGCTTTCCAACGAAGAGAGCCACGCCTTCAACGCCCGCCTGGTGCTCGTGCTGGCCAACCACATCGGCTCGCTGGCCGTGCTGCGCGAAGCCTTCGACGCGGCGCGCGCCGGCTGA